TTGATCAAGTTTTACTCACAAGTTTACTGCTGCTAAGTAATGATTTGATGGAAGACAAATTTGGTATTGTTGAATTACTTCGTGGGCAAACTGACAATTTAGCACCATCGGCAGTCTATTATTTATCTTGTCAACCTATACAGCAATGTTTTGGACTAGAAGGTGTTGTCCCTGGAAGTTCATTGAGTTATCCTCcccaatatattttaaaatctaaatttaatataaacctTGCTGAAATAGCTCTTCCCGACTGCACAGAAGAAACTTGGGATGTAAAAGTTTTGTTGTTCTACATTTTAAGACAGTATCCAAACACCAATTTCGATCGACTTGTGGAATTATGCAATGCTTTAAATGTTTGCGTAAATGATGGTTTATCCTTACTTTTGATATCACTGCTAACTAACTGGGAGCTGGAATATAAAGTACACGAGGATGATTTGGGGTGCCGgaaaattatcttaaataacAGTGAACATGATCTTATAtcaaaatgtttaataatttggcaaaatattatgaaaaaagagTTCCTCATAGATGTTCTTAATGATTTTTGGAAAAATGGTGAAGTTGTAATACATGGCTGCTTGATATCAATAAATCCTTACTTTTATGAGGTTTTGCTTTGcatttatcatattttaaaatatacgacTTCAGAGATCAAACATACTAAGGAATATCTGATTCTTAACTTTTTAAAAGAATATCAGAGAAAAAGCAGCCCTAAACAGTATGAGTTCGAACTATTTTCTGTTAAAGGTCTATTTCCTGAAATTGGGCATTATAGACTACCTTTTCATCTGTTCCTACGTGAAGATATGTGGTCAAATTTAAAGTCTGAAATAACGTTGGAAACATATGAACGTTGGCTTCCAATTGTCGCGCTTCTTTCTCTGGATGCGAATATACAAACTGCTAAAGATATGATATGTAGCAATGCAGTTAAACAAACGATGACATCAAGGAAGCCCAGTTCTGAAGTGGAGAATAAAGATAATGAATCTTGGAAGTTAACATCCAATGAAGAACCATTGCTTCGTACTGCACATAAGTGTGTAAAGCATATTTCGAATATGGAATGGGCAGGAGCGTGTTTGTTTTATGTACTTCAAGGATGCGCCCAAGGAGCGGACCAAGTAGCCGCTGCTCAACTTTGCTATCAATTTTCACAACGCTGGGCTGCAATCCAACCCGGCAATCGAGCTGTTCGACAAATGGAACGCCTGCATTCAAACTTGTCGACCAGACATGTGTTGCATAAAATGAATTGGGCTTGTGAAGAATTTATTCGCCTGACATCAGAACCCACGCAACTCATCCATGCCTTGTATTTACACCCAATTTTTGTGGAAAAGATTGGTcgaaataatatcaataaagcGACCAACGAAATAGCcgatataaattgtattaatataaacactATTAGAATTCAAATTTTGGAAAATCTGCTGGACAAGAATAAGAAAGATAACGAGGCTACTCTGAACATCAATGAACTGATTactgcaaaatatatattaaaagcgACTTGTTCCAAAATGGGAGCTATATACCTATCTCGAATCGCATTTGACGACGAAAATGAACAGAACAAATTGAAGAAGCTGCGAGCTCTTCAATGCTTTATGAGTGTCGTACAAGAGGATATATCAGTTAAAGTTACTAATAAAGAACGTAGTAAACTCTGGTTAAATGCATTGGATTTACTCCATACAGTTTTACTTGAAAGAATTGATATGCCGTGGGTTATTTCTAATTTTAGAGTAAATAAAAATGCTGCTCTGATACAGCTAGTGCAGGCGTATGGAGGTAGGGTCGACGTTTTAAAAGTAGCTGCTGAATTAGCAAATAAGTTTGGAGACTTCAAAATTATTCGCGAACTAATACCACTCTTATTGAGGTTCTCCTTACATGAAGAAATGATTCCATTGCTGTTAAAATTGTCTTTACCACCAGACAGTGTTATCTGCTCCGCTTGGCGTGCTATTATTCTGTCTCCATTTCAAAAGGCGGACTATCCTATCacagaaaaacaaaaaactaattGTATAAATGCCTTAAATTTGCTGCCATTGTGTCCGATAGTAAAAGATGAAGATTTAATTGACATGTGGAAAAATTGTGTTCGATGCAAATGTATTGGTTTGGGTTGTTTGATTTTGCCGTACATGACAGTTGAAACTAGACAGAGATTAGTCGAGTTAAATAGAATTGATAAGCGAAATTTAATTATAGgtttaaaaaatttacacgCTGATACATATCTGGCATCTAGCGCAATGTGTGTTATAGAAACTATGTCGCGAAAGGTTGGTAAGAAATAATTGTTGAGCCAGTCGGGGCACTTGATTAGAATccatcaatttaaaataaaaacttagtaatattatttgtataaatttatatcTCTTAAGGCAAACTGCATGCTATAGaatatataattaagtacttcgtttttgtgatcatgttctTTTATACGAATTATTTATCTAGAGTGTAAGGCTAAGTAATTGTAAACTTTGCATGTGctttgtgataataatatgatattgtgTATATACGgcttaaaagttaaaaatgataaaatatgtaaCTACCCACTTcccatgttttatttaatgcaATGCCCAGCACTTTTACAGATTAGCAGAGAATAATATAGGCCTTTCCTATTTGGGAGGTTTGCGTATAAAGTCTTTGTGATTAGTTTTTTGTGGATTAGATGGATTTGGGTCACTCCATGGTTATCTATATATTCATTGTTGCCCAGGGACTGCAATCCAGCACCGTAATTCGAAATCAGCTGTCCCCAGCCTCACGAAACTGCGGGATCAGCCAAGAGtagagaataaataaattaaacttggtGTGAGTTAAAATTATTAGGAGTCCTATCCTGAATccattaataaaacttttcaATGACATCATGTACATCATATCCTGCAAATCCCGAAAAATATGCACATTAACCCATTTTGTAAGACTATGGGATTGCAGGCTCAACAGTTGCTCATGCTATCTTGAAATACTACCAGAAGAATCATTGTTTAATTCATCCGCCTATAGAAAGGTAGACTAccttttattaaacattaaatcGTGATCATATGTTGGATCATATTACAAGCATAAAACGGTCGGTCATAAATGaacatttctttaaaaaaaatagcttttttcTAAGTTACGGTAGTGGTAAGCAGTAAAAGTACAAACATATGGTTTAACTGAACTCAATTTTTCGGATCCCACTATGAGACTGTAATGAAGTTTCGATTTTAAGACAAAAAGTTGTTCCGGTTCACGTCAACTCTTATCTGAGAGGTGTTGGCACGCCAGTACCTATACCTACCCTGTGCTATTGTCAGCATAACTATGAACACCGCTGATTTGCTGcatattgatatgcagaagaatgTATTTCTATACTTGTGTAgagcattttattatttcagctATACCTGAAAAACTGTCAGTAGATACAAAAAGCGTGGTTACAATCAAcccacagattttttttttaatttaaataatgtctATCTATGCGCAATCCGAGATAAAACTAAATGGACAGTGTAGTATATTAGAGGGAACCCACATTTTGAAACATAGTTCGACAAATATACCAAAGTAGTCGCTCCTTTCCGTTGATTTATGAGCAGCAAACTTTTTACTTTATAGGCCTCAATGTTAATATACCTACACCACTGACATATATTgcctaaaataaaaactttatgttGAAAAATCAAATATGTAACTATCAGACAAGAAAAGTTTTGTTCCTATTATAACTCTGGAATAGGACATACGCGCATATAGGTCATTGGATAGTAAGGAATCACTGTCGAACATACTTTTGAAAAAGCAAGGAAAAATGGGAGTACTGCCTGCCTCTTAAGTTGGGGTGCACATTATTGAtacataagaaaaataaaagatttcaaataacaataacataagTACGATCAAAAAGTAAGAGTAAGACACCATGATTTGGTTATTagtgatattttattacattggcTCAAATTTTTTCGCCCATCTATCGTATTACAATTGTAGTAGGGGTAAAGttgtatcattaatttcaactactgctttcaaGACTGTTTGGCCGCGCGGTCTAAGGCGCACGATTTAAGCTCTGACTGCCGAGAAGTAGAGTAGGTGCAAACCCCACATCCCTGACCAGTTTatcacattatatttaaatttttatagagAAGTAAAGCATTCGTTTTTTTCTTTCAGTTATTTTgctgttattaatatattattttgtgaaacaaATTCTCACTTGCATCATGGTTTCATAAATCCACAAAATAACGCTTTTCTTACTTGGTTTAGGGTTTCCAAAAATGCATAAGAAACATGattcaataatttcaaatttatttaatacagaaaatatatttacatgaaCCATAAGATATAAACTtaatgtcataataatattatattctagtaTAAGGATTACATGTAAAGGCTAATGAACGAATATGAGATGCAGATGGTAAAACCATTTCATACAGAGGAGCATATATTCCATGGCCTTTTGCTAATTTTTCTGGTGTTTCATGTGAATTATTTTCTCTTTGGGAGATCTCAACCATATCTTCTCTTAGTAGTAAAACTAACAATGTTGATTTGCAATGGCTTATTGCAGATGCTAGATGTAGGGGAGTTTGTCCTGcaagaaaatagaaaaaaaattaatcagaaataaaacttatacaaaCATTCTCATAACATAAATAACCCTTCTACCCtaacagccttacaaataaaattggcataaagttataactaagcataacccaagaatatgtaaaatgtttacaaatagacattttgcttacaaatggtttgttcggacatATTGTTTCCTGTGTTTATtcgcaaggcagcttgtcattaagaaaacttcagaattatcattgtattgacagtgttgtcaacgatattgtaaacattttgcatattctttgtttatcatcagatataactttataccaagtttatttgtaagtccgTAAAATTAAATGTGTAGTGCTGTTTATATATAGTTTTGCTTTTATCTGTTTTCATGATCAGTAAGGCAGTCCTGGCCTAATATTTGAAAGCATCCAACTAagttatgtttatataaaaaaaaataacaatgaattcCACAAATTGAATTTTTCAAATTGTGGAAGCAGGCAACAGAGACATGTCCACAAATTATCCTGCCTCTGAGACTGATTGAGTTGCTGATttactttacattttatttagttagCTGATAATAATGTACTTTTTGACATCCTTTAAGTGCTATTTTTTAGAGAGGCTGTAAGAAAGCCCTATTTGTGACACTTAAACATACAACAGTAAAAAGGGATATCATAATCTATATAAATCTGTTCAGTGTTACCTCCATCAGATAAAGCAGCCGGATCAGCTCCTGCTGCCAGCAACCTTGCTGCTGAAGGATAATTATTCCAATTACAAGCAGAGTGTAGTGGAGTCCATCCTAATTCAGTTTTAGTTGACACATTTGCCCCTACACTAAGCAAGTAACATATTACATGAACATGGTTACTATATGCAGCACGGTGTAATGGTGTGTAGCCGTCTGAATCTCTGGCGTGGACTAAGCCTGGCTGCTTTGATAAAAGTTCCTGTACAGTATCTATTTCTCCATTTTCAGCTGCCCACAATATGTGATCAATTGGATTTGCTGaaaagttacataatttttttatcactaTAACATAAAAAGGAGGGTATTTTATTCAGCTATCTATATTACTAAAAGGTATAGTCGGCTAAGGGACACACTTTACACAAGTAATTAGAAATAGGTGTTAGTCTTgccataataatatatgatataacTTATTGAAGCTATCGTACCTTTTGGGTTTTTTACAAGATCAACATCTTGGTCTGCATCATCCCAACCTGATACGAACATTCCAGACGTTTCGGGGTTCCTTTTACATCTTTCTATTTCGTCTGCAATTTCTTTGAAATCCTGCCTGACAGCTTCATCTTCTTCTGAATCAGACGACATTCCTAATTCTTTGAAGCTTTAACAACAATAAGTTATAAGACCAGATTGTTCAGTATTTaagctaaaaaaaaattaataaactaattatttaccTACCTATGTACCTATTGTATGAATAATTAATCacagtaattaatttaaagaagatgttaatacctataatatataataaatactatttaatataaaaaatactactgctacgtattatattattttgaaattgaacTTCGAAAATCggaaataataatgttattgtttgccaaatttcaattcccttcgtGGCCAGGCATGAGTTATAGGCCATACAGCCTCAACAagtgttatttatatttccataGATGGTTTCAGCATAAAGTAAAAGGCGTAGCGAATGGGTCATTTACGAGAAAAATTGTGTTTCTTTTTTTCATATCATAAAAAATGGCTGAGATATGTACAAAGTTCGTATTTCCGATCGCAGGGTTTTTAAAGTCACACCCCTGAGCAGTCAACAGTTGCGCTCTAGTGCGCACGCCGCTAAgtataaatcaaatttttaaaGTTCTTTGTGATaaaaatggaaaataaataCTGTAATTTTGTTTAGTGCTAGAGATTATTAGAACGActcaactgattttgataaaacatGTCTGTGAACAAcgattacaaaaacaaaattacaaataaaaaaacgtatcgaaatcggttcacccGTTTATGAGCTACACTACAGATACGACACAATAACACATTACTTACTCTATTTGTAACCAATAAAATCAAGTAAAATTAGCAGCCCGCAAGTTGATCAACACTAATttcttaacttttatttatttttataaaaaaaaataactgttgcTATATAGCGgacattgtataaaattaatcaaaaatatctggtttagaataaaaatataataatagataggtATTTGGTAGTTAGAAAACTAATAACTACGTAAATACTAGGACTAACCAACATCTAAATGCTTACTTagaacatacatacattttcaTCTTTATTGCACAATTATCGGCAGCCGTAAAATCCTTACTTCATGAAATATTATGCCACCATCAAACAAAAAAGAATGGATCTCTTGGCAGATTGTCCGACTGACGTATTAGAAATCCTTCTTCCATTCTGCACACTACAGTTTCAGTTTAGTGTAATCGgataaaaaacacaattttaattatttcttggtaacaatttcttgttttttcaaaatgaaaagagACTGAACGTAGTAGTGTATAAATTCTCTTTGAGAGACGCGCGTAACAACCTGACCGAGAGCCGAGCCGTGTCGCAGTCGCGATCTGAATGGGGGTGTGACGTCATAGTATGAGCGCGCGTAAtctcaaaaattcaaaaacggGCTTAAACTTCTCGTCTTTATTTCTTCTACCAGCCCCCTCCTAGAATGAAACCTCTTCAACGCTGCGAGAATGCTCGGAGTACTGAAGTTTGTGGCTAGCTCAACGTACAGTATGGAACTAGCATATATGAAAGAAactgtaggtacctacatacttgttagcatatttgctgacgatgtaccaaaaattaacaaaatccaTGCATTGGTTTTGTCATTAAATAGACTTTTCATTTTGAGCAAATTTAAACGTAATTTATAGCCCaagcacatggtcggatttgttCCGGCTGAACCATCCGATGCGGTCTGGTACCGGACCATTTTCGATGGTATGCCGCATTGTCCATcacacaaatttattattattaccgtccggaccgtactGAGTACGACGGCTGTCCATTTGGTGCGATGTGTCCacgcccaccggaccgtccTATGTTCGGGCCGTACCAAatacgacgtgcttgcacatatcccctccgctgaaatggTAGTCTTGGGTGATGTCAACGAGCACAacgccgaatggcttggatcacgtaacacagactacgcagggcgatctgtgcataattttgcattggcgtatggtctgtcccaattggttgagataccaacgcggctcccggatgtggatagccacatgccctccttattagatcttctgctgactacacatcccgatggttaccaggtctttgtctaCGACtcctcggaacgtccgaccattgcctggtcaggagtgtagtgcctatctgacgtcaacgtcgcagaccaccagcgacccgtcgcgtttggcactacaagtcagcagattgggataggatgcgttccttttttgaatcctacccttggggcaaggattgtttcccttcggataatcctagtgcctgcgccgttgcagtagccgatgtgatacgaCAGGCCATGGATATTTTTaaaccaagctctgtagtaccgatcggtagcagatcacagccctggttcgacgcgtcagttaaagcagcatctgactgcaaaaaacaggcgtatcgaacttgggttgcggcgctgggcacaaaggatccgaactgcaaagttcttaagaggaaatataaccgtgcctccagattttttaagcagcAATCGCCCGTGCGATATCGATGCACGTCGTCAAagttggcgagcagctttccagttacccgaccggaacacgcaagttctggtcgttgtcgaaagctgctcttggtaacttcaaccagccgtccctgccaccgttgcacatgaggaatgacacccaggcccatacggcaaaagggaaagccgatctcctgtgcgctcttttcgcctccaactcgactcttgacgacaacggaaaaacaccaccgaccatcccacggtgtcagagctctatgcctgaagtacagtacagacagaaaactgtaaggcgagctctgtttttgttggacgtcaggaagtcgagcgggctggatggcatttctccaatcgtgcttagaacgtgtgcccctgagttgacgccggtgctaacgcgtgtattccggcactcttattcaaaaggcgtagtccctgactcatggaagtcagccttgtccatccgatccaaaaataGGTGActgttcggatccggcaaactacaggcctgttgctattacctccctgctctccaaaatcatggagagcataatcaaccgccagctcttggtatacctagagggtcaccagttgatcaatgaccgacagtacggctttcgccatggtcggtcggcaggtgatcttctggtgtacctaacacatagattaaggcctggcagttagcctggatatagcgaaggccttttgatcgtgtatggcacaaggcgctcctctcaaaactttcatcatttgggcttcccgagagcttgtgcaagtggacctccagcttcctcactgggcgcagcatacaggtcgttgtggacggatattgctcgaacccgaagcccgtgaatgctggagtgcctcaGGGCTGTGTGccatctcccacgctgtttcttcagcatatcaatgatatgttggacacctcatCATACATAGCTATGCAGActacagcactggtgatgccgtttacacgggccatgcaggtctctctcgggaaatcgtcgaccagtgccgggagaaacttgtgtcttttatcgagtcctctcttgagaaggtcgcagaatggggtaaattgaaccttgtccaatttaaccctcagaagactcaagtttgcgcgtttatcactaaaaaaccccattaatcgtatcaccgctcttcgacaacacttcccttaaagcctcgcctagtatcggaatactgggtctcgaaatctcgagtgattgccaatttcgtggccatctgcagggcaaagccaaattggcttcgaagaaactgggcgtcattaatagagcacggcaatacttcaagccggcccacattctagcgctctacaaagcgcaggtccggccaccccagtatcagctcgatccatttaaccgcgtgcaacgtagagcagctcgaattgtcggggacccagtgctctgtaaacggctggattacttggcgttgcgtagagatgtcgctgcattgtgtgttttctaccgcatttatcacggggagtgttctgaagagctgtttaacctgatacctgccgccgaattccaccttggcacgacacaccacaagttaggatatcatccccaccatctggatgtgtggcggtcctccacagtgcggttttcaaggagctttcttccacgtaccacaaagctgtggaaggatcttccttgtgcggtgtttccgggacgatacgagttgggtaccttaaaaaaaagagcgtacaccttccttaaaggccggcaacgctcctgtgattcctctggtgttgcaagagattgtgggcggcagtgatcacttaagaacaggtgacccgtacgcccgcttgtcctccttttccataaaaaaaaagatatagaaCTTTTAGAGTACAAATATGATTAGTTTTTTGCTAATATATGACAAGAATTTAAAAGGAGTTTAAGAAGTCCTATTCTTCGACTACGAAACATTTGGAGTTAACGTATTCTGCAATTTTACGGACACCTGCGTAATATTCTGCAGCCAGTTAATACTGAGTCACGTACACGGGGATTCAGTTTGGGCTCCTGGTTTCTCTTAGCAACGAGATGGAACAGCTGCTGAACTAACgttttcatttttatacttGGTTCCAGTCCGGGAGTGctgttcaaaattttaaatcattttaatttaaaatttattaataagtttaatttacaGGACGCATTAGTAGTAGTAGAAGTTTGATtcgaagtaaaaaatatttatatttgtttacatatatttaagtACAAGAATACTATAGGTATTGGGCAATatagcaaataaaatatttttttaaatactcaaTGAAGTGTGAATAATATACATGTACGTTTATACCTACACAtacaatgaatgaatgaaagcctttattgcaagcaaACTAAAAAGGTACATTTTGAACTAATGCTACAacttaataaactaaattattataattatatttcacccAATATATGTTATATCTTATGTTAATCATTGCTCGCTTGTCCGCCGACATAGGTCTCCTCCAGATATTTCCACATTTTCCTGTCGTACCTAAGTTGTTCTTCTCCATATTGGTCCAGCAAGCTTttgaaatcatcttcccatcgtaTCGTTTGTCTCTCTCTATTTCTTTTATGTCCATTTATCTTGTTAGCTTCTTATCACATGTCCTGTCCAACGTCATATTAGCTGCTTAACTGTTTTTTCCACACTTTCcatttt
This window of the Leptidea sinapis chromosome 18, ilLepSina1.1, whole genome shotgun sequence genome carries:
- the LOC126969364 gene encoding ankyrin repeat domain-containing protein 49, translated to MSSDSEEDEAVRQDFKEIADEIERCKRNPETSGMFVSGWDDADQDVDLVKNPKANPIDHILWAAENGEIDTVQELLSKQPGLVHARDSDGYTPLHRAAYSNHVHVICYLLSVGANVSTKTELGWTPLHSACNWNNYPSAARLLAAGADPAALSDGGQTPLHLASAISHCKSTLLVLLLREDMVEISQRENNSHETPEKLAKGHGIYAPLYEMVLPSASHIRSLAFTCNPYTRI